One stretch of Arachis hypogaea cultivar Tifrunner chromosome 20, arahy.Tifrunner.gnm2.J5K5, whole genome shotgun sequence DNA includes these proteins:
- the LOC140173012 gene encoding UDP-glycosyltransferase 73C6-like: MASQTPQLHFVVFPFMAQGHMIPMMDIAKLLLQRNNVIVTVITTTQNAARFTSTFARFIDSGYQIRLIQLQFPYKEAGLPEGCENLDMLHSLGNALNLFNALSLLREPVEKIFEELSPPPSCIVSDMSLPYTIHIAKKFNIPRISFVGVSCYCLMCYEALRTSDVKESIKDETEYFVIPGLPDEIEVTKAQVPGPADENWNKFYQEIHAAEADTYGIIMNSFQELEPEYERMYKKVRKDKVWCVGPVSLSNKDHLDKAQRGNKVSTEEWMHQKWLDSQKPKSVIYVCLGSLCNLTATQLIEIGLALEESKRPFIWVIRKGSQLEALEKRIKEDGFEERIKDQSLIIRGWAPQLLILSHPSVGGFLTHCGWNSNLEAICAGVPMLTWPLFADQFLNEKLVVKVLKVGVKVGAESSMVWRKEEEIGVLVKKEDIKIGIEKLMDENDANCEERRERVRQLAEMAKRSVEEGGSSHSNLTMFIQDILHNQIVKS, from the coding sequence ATGGCTTCCCAAACACCACAGCTCCATTTCGTTGTCTTCCCATTCATGGCACAAGGCCACATGATTCCAATGATGGACATAGCAAAGTTATTGCTCCAGCGCAACAATGTTATTGTCACAGTAATCACAACCACACAAAACGCAGCAAGATTCACATCAACCTTTGCTCGTTTCATCGATTCCGGTTACCAGATTCGACTAATTCAGCTTCAGTTTCCATATAAAGAGGCAGGTTTGCCAGAAGGGTGTGAGAATCTTGACATGCTTCATTCACTAGGCAATGCCTTGAATTTATTCAATGCACTAAGCCTTCTAAGGGAACCTGTAGAAAAAATCTTTGAAGAGTTGTCGCCCCCACCAAGCTGCATAGTCTCTGATATGAGTCTACCGTACACAATCCACATCGCTAAGAAGTTCAACATTCCAAGGATTTCTTTTGTTGGAGTGAGTTGCTACTGTCTCATGTGTTACGAAGCTTTGCGCACCAGTGATGTGAAGGAGAGCATAAAGGATGAAACAGAGTACTTTGTTATACCGGGTTTACCTGATGAAATTGAAGTCACCAAAGCGCAGGTACCAGGACCAGCAGACGAGAACTGGAACAAGTTTTATCAAGAGATTCATGCGGCCGAAGCAGACACTTATGGAATAATCATGAATTCCTTCCAAGAATTGGAGCCTGAGTATGAAAGAATGTACAAGAAGGTTAGAAAGGATAAAGTGTGGTGCGTCGGTCCGGTGTCACTAAGCAACAAGGATCACTTGGACAAGGCTCAAAGAGGCAACAAGGTTTCAACTGAAGAGTGGATGCACCAAAAATGGCTTGATTCTCAAAAGCCTAAGAGTGTAATTTATGTATGCCTTGGAAGTTTATGTAATCTAACTGCAACTCAGTTGATTGAGATTGGTTTAGCCTTAGAAGAATCAAAGAGACCTTTCATTTGGGTCATAAGGAAAGGGAGTCAATTAGAAGCGCTAGAAAAAAGGATTAAGGAAGATGGGTTTGAAGAAAGAATCAAAGATCAGAGTCTTATAATTCGAGGTTGGGCTCCTCAGCTACTAATACTATCACATCCTTCTGTTGGAGGGTTCTTGACACACTGTGGCTGGAACTCTAACTTAGAAGCTATCTGCGCCGGTGTGCCAATGCTGACGTGGCCGTTGTTTGCAGACCAGTTTCTGAATGAAAAATTGGTTGTCAAAGTACTCAAAGTTGGAGTGAAAGTTGGTGCAGAGAGTTCAATGGTGTGGAGGAAGGAAGAGGAGATTGGTGTATTGGTTAAGAAAGAAGATATTAAAATAGGAATAGAGAAGTTAATGGATGAGAATGATGCTAATtgtgaagagagaagagaaagggtAAGACAGTTAGCTGAAATGGCTAAAAGATCTGTAGAAGAAGGTGGATCTTCTCATAGTAACTTGACTATGTTTATCCAAGATATTTTGCATAATCAAATTGTCAAAAGCTAA
- the LOC112784642 gene encoding UDP-glycosyltransferase 73C6: MAPQTPQLHFVLFPLMAQGHLIPMMDLAKLLLQRNNNIIVTVVTTPKNAARFTSTFARYIDSGYQIRQIQLQFPYQEAGLPEGCENLDMLHSLGNAFSFFNAASLLREPVEKIFEELSPPACCIVSDMSLPYTIHVAKKFRIPRVSFAGVSCFCLMCYDALHTSNVRNSVKDETEYFVIPGLPDEIEVTKSQVPAQVDENWSRFGEEIYAAESDSYGVIMNSFQELEPEYERMYKKVRKDKVWCVGPVSLSNKDQLEKVQRGNSVSVEEWKHQNWLDSQKPKSVIYVCLGSLSNVTAIQLIEIGLALEESRRPFIWVIREGNQLGALEKWIKEDGFEERIKGKSLIIRGWAPQLLILSHPSIGGFLTHCGWNSTLEAICAGMPMLTWPLFADQFLNEKLVVKVLKVGVMVGVKSPTAWGKEEEVGELVKKEYIKIAIEELMDENNGECEERRERIRKLAEMAKRSVEEGGSSHSNLTVFIQDILHKSMGGI; this comes from the coding sequence ATGGCTCCCCAAACACCACAGCTCCATTTCGTTCTGTTTCCATTAATGGCACAAGGCCACTTGATTCCGATGATGGACTTAGCAAAGTTATTACTTCAGCGCAATAACAATATTATTGTCACAGTTGTCACAACCCCGAAAAACGCAGCAAGATTCACATCAACCTTCGCTCGCTACATTGATTCCGGTTACCAGATTCGACAAATCCAGCTTCAGTTTCCATATCAAGAAGCCGGCTTGCCAGAAGGATGTGAGAATCTTGACATGCTTCATTCACTTGGCAATGCTTTCAGTTTTTTCAACGCAGCAAGTCTTCTAAGGGAGCCGGTGGAGAAGATCTTCGAAGAGTTGTCGCCGCCGGCATGCTGCATAGTCTCCGATATGAGTCTGCCGTACACGATCCACGTCGCTAAGAAATTCAGGATTCCAAGGGTTTCTTTCGCTGGAGTTAGTTGCTTCTGTTTAATGTGTTATGATGCTTTGCATACAAGTAATGTGAGGAATAGTGTTAAGGATGAAACAGAGTACTTCGTTATACCGGGTTTACCGGACGAAATTGAAGTCACTAAATCGCAGGTACCGGCACAGGTAGACGAGAATTGGAGCAGGTTTGGTGAAGAGATTTATGCAGCTGAAAGTGATTCTTATGGAGTAATCATGAATTCGTTCCAAGAATTGGAGCCTGAGTATGAAAGAATGTACAAGAAGGTTAGAAAGGATAAAGTGTGGTGTGTTGGTCCGGTGTCACTAAGCAACAAGGATCAGTTGGAGAAGGTTCAAAGAGGAAACAGTGTTTCAGTTGAAGAGTGGAAGCATCAAAATTGGCTTGATTCTCAAAAGCCAAAGAGTGTGATTTATGTATGCCTTGGAAGCTTAAGTAATGTAACTGCAATTCAGTTGATTGAGATTGGTTTAGCCTTAGAAGAATCTAGAAGACCCTTCATTTGGGTAATTAGAGAAGGGAATCAATTAGGGGCGCTAGAAAAGTGGATTAAGGAAGATGGTTTTGAAGAAAGAATCAAAGGTAAGAGTCTTATAATTCGAGGTTGGGCTCCTCAGCTACTAATACTGTCACATCCTTCAATTGGAGGGTTCTTGACACACTGTGGCTGGAACTCTACTTTGGAAGCTATATGCGCTGGCATGCCGATGCTGACATGGCCGTTATTCGCAGACCAGTTTCTGAATGAAAAACTAGTTGTCAAAGTACTAAAAGTTGGAGTGATGGTTGGTGTGAAAAGTCCTACTGCTTGGGGGAAGGAAGAGGAGGTTGGTGAACTGGTTAAGAAAGAATATATTAAAATAGCAATAGAGGAGTTAATGGATGAGAATAATGGTGaatgtgaagaaagaagagaaaggatAAGAAAGTTAGCGGAAATGGCTAAAAGATCTGTAGAAGAAGGTGGATCTTCTCATAGTAACTTGACTGTGTTTATCCAAGATATTTTGCATAAAAGCATGGGAGGTATATGA